In Halococcus agarilyticus, one genomic interval encodes:
- a CDS encoding lysylphosphatidylglycerol synthase transmembrane domain-containing protein: protein MRRGTLSTALVGFAAAGAVFAALFWFVGVEDVLAALSRASLPLVGVVAATIVAWLLAWGLALRCILAALGVDLSAFDAVLVTAAAAFINHVVPFGQASSEPVTAWLLTDISDTEFETALASIASLDALNFVPSLSFAVVGVGYYATAVALSDGLAVLVASVIVAAVGLPLLAALAWRRRVDLQRWIVSHLSPVIRRISGVLPGDPLEPDEIATRIGNFVEAVERVAGDRRRVVAALAFSATGWACQSLGLWVALLAVGASVPVYVPFFVVPIGTTASIVPTPGGLGGIETVNITLLVLVTGASPTTATAAVTIHSVGGFFLTNSLGAAAAATIRVRGASITGRPT from the coding sequence ATGCGTCGCGGAACCCTCTCGACGGCCCTCGTCGGGTTCGCCGCCGCCGGGGCCGTGTTCGCCGCGCTGTTCTGGTTCGTCGGCGTCGAGGACGTGCTCGCCGCGCTCTCGCGCGCCAGCCTCCCCCTTGTGGGTGTGGTCGCCGCGACGATCGTGGCGTGGCTCCTCGCGTGGGGGCTCGCCCTCCGGTGTATCCTCGCGGCGCTCGGCGTCGACCTCTCGGCGTTCGACGCGGTGCTCGTCACCGCCGCTGCGGCGTTCATCAACCACGTGGTGCCCTTCGGCCAGGCGAGCAGCGAACCGGTCACGGCGTGGCTGCTGACCGATATCTCCGACACCGAGTTCGAGACCGCACTCGCGAGCATCGCGAGCCTCGACGCGCTCAACTTCGTTCCCTCACTCTCCTTCGCGGTGGTCGGGGTGGGCTACTACGCCACCGCGGTCGCACTCAGCGACGGGCTCGCGGTGCTGGTCGCCAGCGTGATCGTGGCGGCGGTTGGACTACCACTACTGGCGGCACTCGCGTGGCGGCGGCGTGTGGATCTTCAGCGCTGGATCGTGAGTCATCTGTCTCCGGTGATCCGACGAATCTCTGGCGTGCTCCCCGGCGACCCCCTCGAACCCGACGAGATCGCGACCCGGATCGGGAACTTCGTCGAAGCGGTCGAGCGCGTGGCGGGCGACCGCCGGCGGGTGGTGGCCGCGCTCGCCTTTTCGGCGACCGGCTGGGCGTGTCAGTCGCTCGGGCTCTGGGTCGCGCTGCTCGCGGTCGGCGCGTCGGTCCCCGTCTACGTTCCCTTCTTCGTCGTGCCGATCGGGACCACCGCGAGCATCGTGCCGACGCCCGGCGGCCTCGGCGGGATCGAGACGGTCAACATCACGCTGCTCGTGCTCGTGACGGGCGCGAGCCCGACGACCGCGACCGCAGCGGTGACGATCCACAGCGT
- a CDS encoding CRTAC1 family protein, with translation MRVGPRVIVLVAAVVLAGCLGGASDGAPSNSALSFAAADDAGLAYETTDSGLGNGNDSVYAADYDNDLHTDLLAIGGDDLALFHNTGGSFERSGALPEIAGHVQSALFFDRDTDGWQDLLVLRRNATPVFLENRKGEFHRADVGLDDELAIPVSASAADYTGDGCPDLFVAQYGDWENTTPRAWNAPTTLIEQDNGNPNLLYRGTCADVTNESGGFERATDTGIEGSHWSLATSFVDLNADGRPDIHVANDYYNDTIYYNEGDGTFEKRVLGAETDRNGMSSETADLDGDGRLDLFVTNIYFPENTSALSEQERELFESFVENRLGKRMRGNNVLLGANETNGTNGTDGTNGTNNAGSTSSTGDTTSTTASDAGFTYAGKRLGLYRGGWGWAAAITDFDSDGEQDVFHTTQTVIAFDDSNPRYPTPMTWVQHDGDFYRQSATDIGFESTNGRGVAHLDYDRSGTADLALATYDDRHRLYRNNASQGNSLQVRVKSGSLNHTSLGARVSATAGNDTQLRVNTAKADYQSQDTRFLHFGLGESESVSELRVAWPDGTERVLENVSAGQRIVVTPGGIADRADYRNATG, from the coding sequence ATGCGCGTCGGGCCCCGCGTGATCGTGCTCGTCGCCGCCGTGGTGCTCGCGGGCTGTCTCGGCGGGGCGAGCGACGGCGCACCCTCGAACAGTGCGCTCTCGTTCGCTGCGGCCGACGACGCCGGCCTCGCCTACGAGACGACGGATTCGGGCCTCGGCAACGGCAACGACAGCGTCTACGCTGCGGACTACGACAACGATCTCCACACCGATCTCCTCGCCATCGGCGGCGACGACCTCGCTCTCTTCCACAACACCGGTGGATCGTTCGAGCGCTCCGGTGCGCTGCCCGAAATCGCCGGCCACGTCCAGAGCGCGCTCTTTTTCGACCGCGACACCGACGGCTGGCAGGACCTCCTCGTGCTCCGGCGGAACGCCACACCGGTCTTCCTCGAAAACCGCAAAGGGGAGTTCCACCGGGCCGACGTAGGTCTCGACGACGAGCTCGCGATCCCGGTGAGCGCGAGCGCCGCCGACTACACCGGCGACGGGTGTCCCGACCTGTTCGTCGCCCAGTACGGCGACTGGGAGAACACCACCCCGCGCGCGTGGAACGCGCCGACCACGCTGATCGAACAGGACAACGGCAACCCGAACCTGCTCTACCGGGGGACCTGCGCGGACGTCACGAACGAAAGCGGCGGGTTCGAGCGCGCCACCGACACCGGGATCGAGGGTTCACACTGGAGTCTCGCGACCAGCTTCGTCGACCTCAACGCCGACGGACGGCCCGACATCCACGTTGCCAACGACTACTACAACGACACGATCTACTACAACGAGGGCGACGGTACGTTCGAAAAGCGCGTGCTCGGTGCGGAGACCGACCGAAACGGGATGTCCTCCGAGACGGCTGATCTCGACGGCGACGGCCGGCTCGATCTGTTCGTCACCAACATCTACTTCCCCGAGAACACGAGCGCGCTGTCCGAACAGGAGCGCGAGCTGTTCGAGAGCTTCGTCGAGAACCGTCTCGGCAAGCGGATGCGTGGCAACAACGTGCTGCTCGGAGCAAACGAGACGAACGGAACGAACGGTACCGACGGGACGAACGGAACGAACAACGCCGGCAGCACCAGCAGCACTGGCGACACCACCAGCACCACCGCCAGCGACGCGGGATTCACCTACGCCGGGAAGCGTCTCGGCCTGTACCGGGGTGGCTGGGGTTGGGCGGCGGCGATCACGGACTTCGACAGCGACGGTGAGCAGGACGTGTTCCACACCACCCAGACCGTCATCGCGTTCGACGACTCGAATCCGCGATATCCGACACCGATGACGTGGGTCCAGCACGACGGCGACTTCTACCGCCAGAGCGCGACCGACATCGGGTTCGAATCGACCAACGGCCGCGGGGTCGCCCATCTCGACTACGACCGTTCCGGGACCGCGGACCTCGCGCTGGCGACCTACGACGACCGCCACCGACTCTACCGGAACAACGCCTCGCAGGGCAACAGCCTCCAGGTTCGCGTGAAGTCGGGGAGCCTGAACCACACCTCGCTCGGTGCACGGGTGTCCGCCACCGCCGGCAACGACACCCAGCTCCGGGTGAACACCGCGAAGGCCGACTACCAGTCCCAGGACACCCGCTTCCTCCACTTCGGGCTCGGCGAGAGCGAGTCGGTGTCTGAACTTCGGGTCGCGTGGCCGGACGGCACGGAGCGCGTCCTCGAAAACGTCTCCGCGGGCCAGCGGATCGTCGTGACGCCCGGCGGGATCGCCGACCGCGCCGACTACCGGAACGCCACCGGGTGA
- a CDS encoding DUF7405 family protein, giving the protein MPSDPPQPIDRRKFVKSAVAIGGASALSACLDAEANADAESGPEFPRGPGDLATLPERQHAWNEFLVTDANGDTVLPRHQVLVSLDYTGSIPPTDAERETVENAFRTVERAFERGTGGAAGATFNDGLLFMLGYAPAYFARFDASLPTDIDLPTPTAVLDELDEPTDRADSADALLTLNSDYGSVPLAVEEALFGDQGTLNGIEMETDLGDVFSVVDRRTGVVGRGLPAEKLAHDAIDDDAPLSMGYKSGYQDTNPAEDRVTVREGPFAGGTTQLSSRLGIDLDAWYDLDADARVTQMFSTAHTTEEVGETGENLGGRSGVTEEMAEDLEAEADEHGRLGHAQKAARARDDEFDPQILRRSEGVGTSPDHDAGMNFNSIQRGMASFVEARKAMNDLGGADPHHSGIVDFLDVERRATYLIPPRSLRALPEPRPDRG; this is encoded by the coding sequence GTGCCATCGGATCCGCCCCAGCCGATCGATCGCCGCAAGTTCGTGAAGAGCGCGGTGGCGATCGGCGGCGCGAGCGCGCTGTCAGCGTGTCTCGACGCCGAGGCGAACGCCGACGCCGAGAGCGGGCCCGAGTTCCCCCGCGGCCCGGGGGACCTCGCGACGCTCCCCGAGCGCCAGCACGCGTGGAACGAGTTCCTGGTGACCGACGCCAACGGCGACACCGTCCTCCCACGCCACCAGGTGCTGGTCTCGCTCGACTACACCGGGTCGATACCGCCGACCGACGCCGAGCGCGAGACCGTCGAGAACGCCTTCCGGACCGTCGAGCGCGCGTTCGAGCGCGGCACCGGCGGCGCGGCCGGTGCGACGTTCAACGACGGCCTCCTGTTCATGCTCGGGTACGCCCCCGCGTACTTCGCACGGTTCGACGCGTCCCTCCCTACTGACATCGACCTCCCGACGCCGACGGCCGTGCTCGACGAGCTCGACGAGCCGACCGACCGCGCCGACAGCGCCGACGCGCTCCTCACCTTGAACAGCGACTACGGCTCGGTCCCGCTCGCGGTCGAGGAGGCGCTGTTCGGCGATCAGGGTACGCTCAACGGGATCGAGATGGAAACGGATCTCGGCGACGTGTTCTCGGTGGTCGACCGCCGCACCGGCGTCGTGGGGCGAGGACTGCCGGCCGAGAAACTGGCCCACGACGCGATCGACGACGACGCCCCGCTCTCGATGGGGTACAAGTCGGGCTATCAGGACACCAATCCGGCCGAGGATCGCGTGACGGTTCGGGAGGGACCGTTCGCCGGCGGGACGACGCAGCTTTCGTCGCGCCTGGGGATCGACCTCGACGCGTGGTACGACCTCGACGCCGACGCCCGCGTGACCCAGATGTTCAGCACCGCACACACCACGGAGGAGGTCGGCGAAACGGGCGAGAACCTCGGCGGCCGAAGCGGCGTCACCGAGGAGATGGCCGAGGATCTGGAGGCCGAGGCCGACGAGCACGGCCGGCTGGGCCACGCACAGAAGGCTGCACGGGCACGCGACGACGAGTTCGACCCCCAGATCCTCCGGCGGTCGGAGGGGGTCGGGACGTCGCCGGACCACGACGCCGGGATGAACTTCAACTCGATCCAGCGTGGGATGGCGAGCTTCGTCGAGGCGCGGAAGGCGATGAACGATCTCGGGGGTGCCGACCCCCACCACAGCGGAATCGTCGACTTCCTCGACGTCGAACGGCGGGCGACCTACCTGATCCCACCGCGCTCGCTCCGAGCGCTGCCGGAGCCGCGACCCGACCGAGGGTAG
- a CDS encoding alpha/beta fold hydrolase, which yields MKLRAVAGALASAGLVAVTNRALTGRAGVLDPALPGTQHTYRWRGFDVAYAEAGDPDDPDCLLLHGVNAAGSSREFDRVFERLADEYHVIAPDLPGFGRSDRPPLVYSASLYTTFVTEFARDLTDDAVCVASSLSGAYAALAAGDEDGPDFAELVLVCPTAETVPEKRVWLRSLLRSPFVGETLFNALASEPSLRYFERDHAVADPSILTEEFIRYRWRTTHQPGARFAPASFVSGFLDPDIDLDDRLAALDCPITIVWGRDADLPGLERGRELAETADARLVVFDDAKLLPHVEHPTEFVDLVAGTPPA from the coding sequence GGTGCCCTCGCGAGCGCGGGACTCGTCGCCGTGACCAATCGTGCACTCACCGGACGGGCCGGCGTGCTCGATCCCGCACTCCCCGGCACCCAGCACACCTACCGCTGGCGGGGGTTCGACGTGGCCTACGCCGAGGCGGGCGATCCCGACGACCCCGATTGTCTCCTCCTCCACGGCGTCAACGCCGCCGGATCGAGCCGGGAGTTCGATCGGGTCTTCGAGCGACTCGCCGACGAGTACCACGTGATCGCGCCCGATCTCCCCGGGTTCGGGCGCTCGGACCGCCCGCCCCTCGTGTACTCCGCGTCGCTCTACACCACGTTCGTGACCGAGTTCGCGCGCGATCTCACCGACGACGCGGTCTGTGTCGCGTCGTCGCTGTCGGGCGCGTATGCCGCGCTTGCCGCCGGGGACGAGGACGGTCCCGACTTCGCCGAACTCGTCCTCGTCTGTCCGACCGCCGAGACGGTACCTGAAAAGCGGGTGTGGCTCCGCTCGCTGCTCCGCTCGCCGTTCGTCGGCGAGACGCTGTTCAACGCTCTCGCCAGCGAACCCTCGCTCCGGTACTTCGAGCGCGATCACGCCGTCGCCGACCCGTCGATCCTCACCGAGGAGTTCATCCGGTATCGCTGGCGAACGACCCACCAGCCGGGCGCGCGGTTCGCACCCGCGTCGTTCGTGAGCGGCTTTCTGGATCCCGATATCGACCTCGACGACCGGCTCGCTGCGCTCGACTGCCCGATCACGATCGTCTGGGGACGCGACGCCGACCTCCCTGGGCTCGAACGCGGCCGGGAGCTCGCCGAGACCGCCGACGCGCGCCTCGTGGTGTTCGACGACGCCAAACTCCTCCCGCACGTCGAGCATCCGACGGAGTTCGTCGATCTGGTCGCCGGAACGCCACCGGCGTAG